In Bacillus toyonensis BCT-7112, a single window of DNA contains:
- a CDS encoding CcdC family protein: MGDTSSLITVFVCIALLIFWRRYRSMYKPIKGTGKRILWPLLFLTPGIIWFFGPVHPAILQVVLAACIGILFAVPLIILTNYERRDDGNIYTKKSTAFLITFIALVVLRYGSRQYIVDLDPQTIGLLFYVVAVSYIIPWRIACYIKFRKVWRENNNPAI, encoded by the coding sequence ATGGGAGACACTTCTTCACTAATAACCGTCTTTGTATGCATTGCACTACTAATATTTTGGCGTCGTTACCGTTCTATGTACAAACCGATAAAAGGAACAGGAAAACGAATTTTGTGGCCATTACTATTTTTAACGCCAGGGATAATATGGTTTTTTGGTCCCGTACATCCAGCTATTTTACAAGTAGTTTTAGCAGCATGCATTGGGATTCTTTTCGCCGTACCACTTATAATTTTAACAAATTACGAACGAAGAGATGATGGGAATATTTATACGAAAAAAAGCACAGCTTTTCTAATTACTTTTATTGCACTTGTTGTTTTAAGATACGGTTCAAGGCAATATATTGTTGATTTGGATCCACAAACGATTGGTTTATTATTTTATGTCGTTGCCGTTTCGTATATTATTCCATGGAGAATTGCTTGTTATATAAAATTTAGGAAAGTTTGGCGGGAAAATAATAATCCTGCTATATGA
- a CDS encoding DUF4052 family protein, with amino-acid sequence MTMIMKQLKLHIKFHYKAILIFWITALLIKGITSVMELKEIREGFLQHILNNPSIVITLFIVVSTFIIQDDVFRLAVSFGVTRLQFFIGSVCYIILQAAVFSFLQVIVLQNTLYRAVNISLGEHSVKQFIVQLLLYVTIATFFQVAVVIKKRFKWIGLMIGGTFFISLNSVLYAEVGIQDLNSTSNLSLIDIPYFIVISIVLTIVYIVTSGIFIRKVSFEQTI; translated from the coding sequence ATGACGATGATAATGAAGCAGTTAAAGTTACATATAAAATTTCATTATAAAGCAATTTTAATATTTTGGATTACAGCTTTACTTATAAAAGGAATCACAAGTGTAATGGAGTTAAAAGAAATAAGAGAAGGATTTTTACAACATATATTAAATAATCCTTCGATTGTAATTACATTGTTTATAGTAGTAAGTACTTTTATTATACAGGATGATGTGTTTCGTTTAGCAGTTTCATTTGGAGTAACGAGATTACAGTTTTTCATTGGATCAGTTTGCTATATCATATTACAAGCTGCGGTTTTCTCATTCCTTCAAGTGATTGTTTTACAAAATACATTGTATAGAGCAGTAAATATTAGTTTAGGAGAACACTCAGTTAAACAGTTTATTGTACAACTATTATTGTATGTTACAATTGCAACTTTTTTTCAAGTAGCAGTAGTGATTAAGAAACGTTTTAAGTGGATTGGTCTTATGATAGGCGGAACATTTTTTATATCATTGAATAGTGTACTTTATGCAGAAGTAGGAATACAGGATTTAAATTCTACATCTAATCTATCTTTAATAGATATCCCATACTTTATTGTCATTTCAATTGTTTTAACTATCGTCTATATCGTGACTAGCGGTATATTTATTCGAAAAGTATCATTTGAGCAAACCATTTAA
- a CDS encoding ABC transporter ATP-binding protein, whose product MFALETKDLTKKYKKKIAVNEVTISLEEHKIYGLLGRNGAGKTTLLNLLAGQIISSSGNVSILGENVFENSKAMQNICFVRVKEEAHLSYKVREIFKMCSMFYKNWDGEYAEKLADKFQLNMTEKYHKLSHGMQTVVGIIQGLASRAPITIFDEPTTGLDAAHRELFYSLLLEDYGEHPRTIILSTHLVEEVTHVIEEIIIIKEGRLVVQSSVEDLLQQGHIISGKKDKVDEFSINKKVLNREVYGNKGITVIWEELSNEDYYSVEKEGLVVDRITLQKLFIHITGGEVK is encoded by the coding sequence ATGTTTGCACTTGAAACGAAAGATTTAACGAAAAAATATAAAAAGAAAATAGCTGTAAATGAAGTAACTATTTCATTGGAAGAGCATAAAATATATGGTTTGCTTGGAAGGAACGGAGCAGGGAAAACGACACTATTAAATTTACTCGCAGGACAAATTATTTCAAGTAGTGGAAATGTATCAATATTAGGTGAAAATGTATTTGAAAATAGTAAAGCGATGCAAAATATTTGTTTTGTTAGAGTGAAAGAAGAAGCTCATTTAAGTTATAAAGTAAGAGAAATTTTTAAGATGTGTAGCATGTTTTATAAAAATTGGGATGGAGAGTACGCTGAAAAACTTGCTGATAAGTTTCAGCTTAATATGACAGAGAAATACCATAAACTATCACATGGTATGCAAACAGTCGTTGGAATAATACAAGGACTAGCAAGTAGAGCACCAATTACTATTTTTGATGAACCAACTACAGGTTTAGACGCAGCGCATCGTGAGTTGTTTTATAGTTTACTATTAGAAGATTATGGTGAGCATCCTCGAACAATTATATTATCAACACATTTAGTAGAAGAAGTAACTCATGTAATTGAAGAGATAATCATCATAAAAGAAGGAAGATTAGTTGTTCAATCATCAGTGGAAGATTTATTACAACAAGGACATATTATTTCGGGGAAAAAAGATAAAGTGGATGAGTTCTCAATTAATAAAAAAGTTTTAAATCGAGAAGTTTATGGGAACAAAGGCATTACTGTTATATGGGAAGAGCTTTCTAATGAAGATTATTATTCTGTTGAAAAAGAGGGATTAGTAGTTGATAGAATTACATTACAAAAACTATTTATTCATATAACTGGTGGTGAAGTGAAATGA
- a CDS encoding GntR family transcriptional regulator has protein sequence MKPTLEQNKLIYLQIAETIESDILKDILLEEEQVPSTNQFAKMLQINPATAAKGVNVLVDEGILYKKRGIGMFVAKGAKEVVLKKRQNTFMTEYLPKVWEEAKVLEISKGELMDMIQKITKEGKA, from the coding sequence GTGAAACCTACTCTAGAACAAAATAAGTTAATATACTTACAAATTGCGGAAACTATTGAATCTGATATTTTAAAAGATATATTGCTTGAAGAAGAACAAGTTCCATCGACAAATCAATTTGCAAAGATGTTACAAATAAATCCAGCTACTGCAGCTAAAGGGGTAAATGTATTAGTAGATGAGGGGATTCTATATAAAAAGAGAGGGATCGGGATGTTTGTTGCAAAGGGAGCAAAAGAAGTCGTACTAAAAAAAAGACAAAATACTTTTATGACAGAGTATTTACCTAAAGTGTGGGAAGAAGCAAAAGTACTAGAAATATCAAAAGGCGAATTGATGGATATGATACAAAAAATTACGAAGGAGGGGAAAGCGTAA
- a CDS encoding DUF4825 domain-containing protein, which yields MKYMHRNVLVMLTIFLFMTACSNGERIKDISDVRSDDFKKYTGTYVGNNSDVVAIVKNLPGGGTVQSISLENESIKVNYGVKESGTLTEEMIETYWFDGKDTMKKNFLFNAIYLVILVPNAKAYEFQIENKNFKITREEMLSILHRKFDDFPKEKDIWDKNKVIKFFKGNEEKIKMLVNDKDFRQSLFAKYPVKQLE from the coding sequence ATGAAATATATGCATCGTAATGTGCTCGTTATGCTAACAATTTTTTTATTTATGACGGCTTGTTCTAACGGAGAAAGAATAAAAGATATATCTGATGTTAGGTCAGATGATTTTAAGAAATATACTGGAACGTACGTTGGTAATAATTCAGATGTGGTTGCAATTGTTAAAAATTTACCCGGTGGTGGAACAGTTCAAAGTATAAGTTTAGAAAATGAAAGTATAAAAGTGAACTATGGCGTAAAAGAGAGTGGGACTCTTACAGAAGAAATGATTGAGACGTATTGGTTTGATGGGAAGGATACGATGAAGAAGAATTTTCTCTTTAATGCTATATATCTAGTGATTTTAGTACCAAATGCAAAAGCGTATGAGTTTCAAATAGAAAATAAAAACTTTAAGATAACGAGGGAAGAAATGTTATCAATTTTGCATAGGAAATTCGATGATTTTCCAAAAGAAAAAGATATATGGGATAAAAATAAAGTTATAAAGTTTTTTAAGGGCAATGAAGAAAAAATTAAAATGCTTGTGAATGATAAAGATTTTAGGCAATCTTTATTTGCTAAATATCCAGTGAAGCAGTTGGAATAA
- a CDS encoding YrzI family small protein, with translation MTISVLFLSITIQRNRRSNTELLHNARIQKAMDDVKERQVLYCDHL, from the coding sequence ATGACTATTAGCGTATTGTTTTTAAGTATTACGATTCAAAGAAATAGACGTTCCAATACGGAACTGCTTCATAATGCGCGAATTCAAAAAGCTATGGATGATGTTAAGGAGCGCCAAGTGCTTTATTGTGATCACCTGTAA
- a CDS encoding YrzI family small protein yields the protein MTFHVFFFTTALQKNTLSEDEIIRKQQVKQTTDKITDIKISYYTQMY from the coding sequence ATGACTTTTCATGTTTTCTTTTTTACGACTGCACTTCAGAAAAACACTTTATCTGAAGATGAAATCATTCGTAAACAACAAGTAAAACAAACAACTGATAAAATAACTGACATTAAAATTTCATACTATACACAAATGTATTAA
- a CDS encoding YrzI family small protein — MKFKAFFLTITLQKRKLSQNEVLHDQHVQTTMDEVKELQSSFYNRLF; from the coding sequence ATGAAATTTAAAGCATTCTTTTTAACCATTACCCTTCAAAAACGTAAGCTTTCACAAAATGAGGTTTTACACGATCAACACGTTCAAACTACTATGGACGAAGTAAAAGAGCTTCAATCTTCTTTTTACAATCGTCTGTTCTAA
- a CDS encoding YrzI family small protein, translating into MKFKALFLTITIQKRKLSQNEVLHDQHVQTTMDEVKELQSSFYNRLF; encoded by the coding sequence ATGAAATTTAAAGCATTGTTTTTAACCATTACCATTCAAAAGCGTAAACTTTCACAAAATGAGGTTTTACACGATCAACACGTTCAAACTACTATGGACGAAGTAAAAGAGCTTCAATCTTCTTTTTACAATCGTCTGTTCTAA
- a CDS encoding YrzI family small protein, with product MKFKVFYLTITIQKHNFSETEMLHERQINQAMDYVKERQSHYCSHL from the coding sequence ATGAAATTTAAAGTATTCTATTTAACCATTACCATTCAAAAACATAATTTTTCTGAAACTGAAATGCTTCACGAACGTCAAATTAATCAAGCTATGGATTATGTAAAAGAAAGACAGAGTCATTACTGTAGTCATTTGTAA
- a CDS encoding YrzI family small protein, with protein MKFHLFFLTITIQKETISQNELKQEQQYKQIIDEIRDCKSKYYTHL; from the coding sequence ATGAAGTTTCACCTTTTCTTTTTAACTATTACGATTCAAAAAGAAACGATTTCTCAAAATGAATTAAAACAAGAGCAACAGTATAAACAAATTATTGATGAAATTCGTGATTGTAAAAGTAAATATTACACTCACCTATAG
- a CDS encoding AI-2E family transporter: MKSKVHFWTLEVLMVVGIIFICTKISFLFQPIGIFISTLFFPILIALFLYFIFNPVLVFLENKKVPRNLAILLLYLFIITLTAVGVGVVVPTISQQLMDLVKNMPGYIKEGKVYIQDLSHHRLFEWLSTQNYVSIETIEKNAIEYLKDIPNTITSSATALFGIITNVALVIFTVPFILFYMFKDGHAFPGKAVSLLPESYREEGLRIIKETNETLSAYIQGQALVCIFVGAFTFIGYLIIDLPYAFVLGIIAAFTNIIPNLGPFIGAAPAVIVGLFVSPMQALYVIIIVTIVQQFESNIISPRIMSSKLNIHPLTIIILILGVGNFAGIIGMILAVPVYAVTKTVVSNLVRLFKTKRNNRK; encoded by the coding sequence TTGAAATCGAAAGTGCACTTTTGGACATTAGAAGTGCTAATGGTTGTAGGAATCATATTTATTTGCACAAAAATATCGTTTCTATTTCAACCGATTGGTATCTTCATATCAACATTGTTTTTCCCAATCTTAATCGCGCTTTTTTTATACTTCATATTTAATCCTGTATTAGTCTTTTTGGAGAATAAAAAAGTACCTAGAAATTTAGCGATTCTACTGTTATATCTTTTTATCATCACATTAACTGCGGTTGGCGTTGGAGTAGTTGTTCCGACGATTTCACAACAGTTAATGGATTTAGTGAAAAATATGCCAGGGTATATAAAAGAGGGAAAAGTATACATACAAGATTTATCACATCACAGATTGTTTGAATGGTTATCTACACAAAATTACGTTTCCATTGAAACAATTGAAAAAAATGCAATTGAATACTTAAAGGATATACCAAATACAATTACGTCGAGTGCAACGGCTTTATTTGGTATCATCACGAACGTTGCGTTAGTTATCTTTACAGTACCGTTCATTTTATTTTACATGTTTAAAGATGGGCATGCCTTTCCAGGAAAAGCGGTTAGCTTATTACCAGAGTCTTACCGTGAAGAAGGACTTCGTATCATAAAGGAAACGAATGAAACGTTATCTGCATATATTCAAGGGCAAGCGCTCGTTTGTATATTTGTTGGTGCTTTTACTTTCATCGGTTATTTAATTATCGATTTACCGTACGCTTTTGTTTTAGGAATTATTGCAGCATTTACAAATATCATTCCTAACTTAGGTCCATTTATCGGTGCGGCACCAGCTGTTATTGTAGGTTTGTTCGTATCTCCGATGCAAGCATTGTACGTAATTATTATTGTTACAATAGTACAACAGTTTGAAAGTAATATTATTTCACCACGTATTATGAGTTCGAAATTAAATATTCACCCGTTAACAATTATTATCTTAATTTTAGGGGTAGGTAATTTCGCGGGAATTATCGGAATGATTTTAGCAGTACCAGTTTATGCAGTAACAAAAACAGTTGTTTCAAACTTAGTAAGATTGTTTAAAACGAAACGAAATAATCGAAAATAG
- a CDS encoding HNH endonuclease, whose translation MTQCIICRKDTKELSEQYVIPEILCGYYFTNSICDTCHEQMTTNIDRPLIRHKLSQFKIEQMKKQIDSPLYTNEHGEELAAAETDVVEVSDEILYSNALIMKLCKKHDISLHNEIWKEERVTKVASSIQRELLLDNRKYKMSVLKMAYAFAVQTIDGYFEDPDAIDISNILSNADFMELKEKSIVRDLSKSSLWNTLNTNSENHYFILLSDKDGLFCFIRLFDIFDVVVHLSEKRYELASPIVGVNNVNKQEFYVQTLKQYMDGLFKETSSTI comes from the coding sequence ATGACACAATGCATCATTTGCAGAAAAGATACGAAAGAACTGAGTGAACAATATGTCATCCCAGAAATATTATGTGGCTATTATTTCACAAACTCAATTTGTGATACTTGTCATGAACAAATGACAACAAATATTGATCGCCCTTTAATTAGGCATAAATTAAGTCAATTTAAGATTGAGCAAATGAAAAAACAAATCGACTCCCCTCTCTATACAAATGAGCATGGTGAGGAACTTGCGGCGGCTGAAACAGATGTTGTTGAAGTAAGTGATGAAATACTTTATTCCAATGCATTAATTATGAAACTATGTAAAAAGCACGATATTTCTCTACATAATGAAATTTGGAAAGAAGAACGTGTAACGAAAGTAGCTAGCTCTATTCAACGTGAATTACTTTTAGATAACCGTAAATACAAAATGAGCGTATTAAAAATGGCTTACGCTTTCGCTGTACAAACAATTGATGGCTACTTTGAAGATCCAGATGCAATTGATATTTCTAATATTCTATCAAATGCCGATTTCATGGAATTAAAAGAAAAGAGTATTGTTCGTGACTTAAGCAAAAGTTCATTATGGAATACATTAAATACAAATAGTGAAAACCATTACTTTATTTTACTTAGCGATAAAGACGGCCTATTCTGCTTCATTCGTTTGTTTGACATCTTTGATGTTGTCGTTCATTTATCAGAAAAGCGATATGAACTTGCATCGCCAATTGTCGGCGTAAATAATGTGAATAAGCAAGAATTTTATGTCCAAACTTTAAAACAGTATATGGATGGGTTATTTAAAGAAACATCATCTACTATTTAA
- a CDS encoding putative holin-like toxin encodes MSEIALLLQGGLFLVALLTFVVVLIDKLKK; translated from the coding sequence ATGAGTGAAATAGCGTTGCTACTGCAGGGTGGACTGTTTCTCGTTGCATTGTTAACGTTCGTCGTTGTTTTAATAGACAAGCTCAAAAAATAA
- the ssuD gene encoding FMNH2-dependent alkanesulfonate monooxygenase, translating to MEILWFIPAYGDGRYLGTTKRGRAAEYGYYKQVAEAADYLGYTGVLLPTGQGCEDPWVLASALAAETEKLKFLVAVRPGLMSPTVAARMASTFDRISDGRLLINVVAGGDPVELQGDGLYLEHDERYEAADEFLKVWKSTLQGETISLEGKHIKVTESKVVFPPVQTPYPPIYFGGSSAAGKEVAAEHSDVYLTWGEPPQQVKEKIEEVRKLAEEKGRTVRFGIRLHVIVRETEEEAWEEAERLIQYVDNQTIELAQKTFARYDSVGQKRMTYLNKGTRESLEISPNLWAGIGLVRGGAGTALVGDPQTVAERIKEYEALGIDTFVLSGYPHLEEAYEVAELLFPLLKDEKKQENKIVGEMIADAFALKK from the coding sequence ATGGAAATATTATGGTTTATTCCGGCTTATGGAGATGGTCGATATTTAGGAACGACAAAACGAGGAAGAGCAGCTGAGTATGGTTATTATAAACAAGTTGCTGAGGCGGCTGATTATTTAGGATATACGGGTGTTTTACTTCCAACTGGTCAAGGATGTGAAGACCCTTGGGTGTTAGCTTCAGCTCTTGCTGCTGAAACAGAAAAACTAAAATTTTTAGTAGCAGTGAGACCAGGATTAATGTCACCTACAGTTGCAGCGAGGATGGCATCTACATTTGATAGAATTTCAGATGGTCGATTACTTATTAATGTAGTAGCTGGAGGAGATCCCGTTGAACTACAAGGAGATGGATTGTATCTTGAACATGACGAAAGGTATGAAGCAGCGGATGAATTTTTAAAAGTTTGGAAATCGACCTTGCAAGGTGAAACGATCTCATTAGAAGGAAAACATATTAAAGTTACAGAAAGTAAAGTCGTGTTCCCGCCAGTCCAAACACCGTATCCTCCTATATATTTCGGAGGGTCATCAGCTGCTGGAAAAGAAGTTGCAGCTGAACATAGTGATGTATATTTAACGTGGGGAGAGCCACCTCAGCAAGTAAAAGAGAAAATAGAGGAAGTAAGAAAACTTGCAGAAGAGAAGGGGCGTACGGTACGATTCGGTATCAGGTTGCACGTAATTGTAAGAGAAACAGAAGAAGAAGCATGGGAAGAGGCAGAACGTTTAATTCAATATGTAGATAATCAAACGATTGAGCTTGCTCAAAAGACATTTGCAAGATATGATTCAGTTGGCCAAAAACGGATGACATATTTAAATAAAGGAACAAGGGAGTCGTTAGAGATAAGCCCAAACTTATGGGCTGGAATCGGACTTGTAAGAGGTGGTGCAGGCACTGCACTTGTAGGAGATCCGCAAACGGTAGCGGAAAGAATAAAAGAATATGAAGCGTTAGGAATTGATACATTTGTTTTATCGGGATATCCTCATTTAGAAGAGGCATATGAAGTGGCAGAACTGTTATTCCCTTTATTGAAAGATGAGAAGAAACAAGAAAATAAAATTGTTGGTGAAATGATAGCTGATGCATTTGCATTAAAAAAATAA
- a CDS encoding ABC transporter permease gives MENTKAVMKSASIMIEKNSVKKVRKLNIKVLVRAITIPVIILIIWQLAGVFGLVTKTVLPTPLDIFLAFQELIKTGELFGHLSISVFRAAAGFFIGGGLGVILGTIVGFSTRSEQYLDPSVQMLRTVPHLAVAPLFVLWFGFGETSKVLLIADGAFFPLYVNAFLGIRGVDSKLFDVARVLEFNKRKLITKLILPAALPNLLLGARLSLGVAWVSLVVAELMGSTEGIGYMIMDARQFSNTDIVFVGIIIFAFVGKFSDSLVRLLEVKFLRWRDSFKGETGN, from the coding sequence GTGGAAAATACGAAAGCTGTTATGAAATCAGCGAGTATAATGATTGAGAAAAACAGCGTAAAGAAGGTGCGGAAGTTAAATATAAAAGTTTTAGTAAGGGCGATTACTATACCGGTTATTATATTAATAATTTGGCAGTTGGCTGGCGTATTCGGTCTTGTCACTAAAACAGTTTTACCAACACCATTAGATATTTTTCTAGCTTTCCAAGAGCTTATTAAAACAGGAGAGTTATTCGGCCATTTAAGTATTAGTGTATTCAGGGCCGCAGCTGGTTTCTTTATTGGCGGGGGCTTAGGGGTTATTTTAGGAACGATTGTTGGATTTTCAACGAGAAGTGAGCAATATTTAGATCCATCTGTGCAAATGTTAAGAACTGTACCTCATTTAGCTGTTGCGCCGCTTTTCGTATTATGGTTTGGTTTTGGCGAAACATCGAAAGTATTATTAATTGCGGACGGTGCATTTTTTCCTTTATACGTAAATGCGTTTTTAGGGATACGAGGTGTAGACTCAAAGTTATTTGATGTTGCGAGAGTATTAGAGTTTAATAAACGAAAATTAATTACGAAACTAATTTTACCAGCTGCATTGCCTAACCTTTTACTAGGAGCAAGGTTATCGTTAGGTGTTGCATGGGTGAGTTTAGTAGTAGCAGAACTTATGGGATCTACAGAAGGTATCGGTTATATGATTATGGATGCAAGGCAATTTTCAAATACAGATATCGTATTTGTCGGTATTATAATCTTTGCATTCGTCGGGAAGTTTTCTGATTCACTCGTCCGTTTACTAGAAGTGAAGTTTTTAAGGTGGCGAGATAGTTTTAAAGGTGAGACAGGGAATTAA
- a CDS encoding aliphatic sulfonate ABC transporter substrate-binding protein — translation MYKKFIVLSFALAISVFLLGCEKSTASSKKEDVTIQIGIQQGLSPLLLAKKKGWFEEEFKKEGVKVKWTEFQSGPPYFEAIASNRLDFGEVGNSPVISAQAAGIGFTEIANTSYARKGTGILVQKDSKIASIKDLKGKKIAVAKGSSAFNLLYRALDKEGIDAKDVNVIQLQPDEAQPAFESGSVDAWAIWDPFISLHTVNKGAKVIADGETLDVSSPEFLITRTKFAKEHPELVEKFLKVYEKARVWQDANLDEAIKVYTSVKKIDAEIVKEVFNHDKPILVPVTKEIIAEQQKTAKFQYKLGSIKKEIKTEKVVDNSFVEKALKAK, via the coding sequence ATGTATAAAAAATTTATAGTTCTTTCTTTTGCTTTAGCTATATCAGTATTTTTATTAGGATGCGAAAAAAGTACAGCAAGTAGTAAGAAAGAAGATGTAACAATACAAATTGGTATACAGCAAGGATTAAGTCCACTATTACTAGCAAAGAAAAAGGGGTGGTTTGAAGAGGAGTTTAAAAAAGAAGGAGTTAAAGTGAAATGGACAGAGTTCCAAAGTGGACCTCCTTATTTTGAAGCAATCGCATCAAACCGATTAGATTTTGGTGAAGTAGGGAATTCTCCAGTCATTTCAGCGCAAGCAGCAGGTATTGGATTTACCGAAATCGCCAATACAAGTTATGCGAGAAAAGGAACTGGAATTCTCGTTCAAAAAGATAGCAAGATTGCGAGTATAAAAGATTTAAAAGGTAAAAAAATTGCAGTAGCAAAAGGAAGTAGTGCCTTTAATTTATTATATCGAGCACTTGATAAAGAAGGTATTGATGCAAAAGATGTAAATGTCATTCAATTACAACCAGATGAAGCGCAGCCTGCATTCGAATCAGGATCAGTAGATGCATGGGCGATTTGGGATCCATTTATTTCGTTACATACGGTAAATAAGGGCGCGAAAGTGATTGCAGATGGTGAAACATTAGATGTCTCTTCACCAGAATTTTTAATTACGAGAACAAAATTTGCGAAAGAACATCCAGAATTAGTTGAGAAATTTCTCAAAGTTTATGAGAAAGCACGTGTATGGCAAGATGCTAACTTAGATGAAGCAATAAAAGTATACACTTCTGTAAAAAAGATAGATGCGGAAATCGTAAAAGAAGTTTTTAATCACGACAAACCAATTTTAGTTCCGGTAACGAAGGAAATAATAGCAGAGCAACAAAAGACAGCGAAATTTCAATATAAGCTCGGTTCTATAAAGAAAGAAATTAAGACGGAAAAAGTTGTAGATAATTCTTTCGTAGAAAAAGCGTTGAAAGCGAAGTGA
- a CDS encoding ABC transporter ATP-binding protein: MTVSIKGVSKKFAKAVGSVQVLENINFQLEKGDFVTIIGPSGCGKSTLLKIVAGLDNDFEGEVAIDGERIVKPSKKQGFIFQEHRLFPWLTVEENIAADLSLKDKYVKDKVREWVEIVRLDGFEKSYPKEISGGMSQRVAIARALLRDPNVLLLDEPFGALDAFTRSHLQEVLLNIWEQKKTTMIFVTHDIDEAIYLSNRIIIMSAKPGEIHKVIENKLPYPRNKTSQSFQQLRTKVLQQFEYGGLIQTSI; encoded by the coding sequence GTGACAGTTTCAATTAAAGGGGTATCTAAGAAATTTGCGAAAGCGGTAGGTAGTGTTCAAGTATTAGAGAATATTAATTTTCAATTAGAGAAAGGGGATTTTGTTACAATAATTGGTCCGAGTGGGTGCGGAAAAAGTACATTATTAAAAATTGTTGCAGGTTTAGATAATGATTTTGAAGGGGAAGTTGCTATTGATGGCGAGCGCATCGTAAAACCAAGTAAGAAACAAGGTTTTATTTTTCAAGAACATAGGCTTTTTCCATGGTTAACAGTTGAAGAAAATATAGCGGCAGATTTGTCGTTAAAAGATAAGTATGTGAAAGATAAAGTGAGAGAATGGGTTGAAATCGTTCGGTTAGATGGCTTTGAAAAATCGTATCCGAAAGAAATTTCAGGTGGGATGTCACAACGTGTTGCGATAGCAAGAGCTTTGTTAAGAGATCCGAATGTATTATTACTTGATGAACCTTTTGGAGCGCTGGATGCGTTTACTCGAAGTCATTTACAAGAAGTATTGCTAAATATTTGGGAGCAGAAGAAAACAACAATGATATTCGTTACACATGATATAGATGAAGCGATATATCTTTCAAACCGAATCATCATTATGAGTGCAAAACCAGGGGAAATACATAAAGTGATTGAAAATAAGTTGCCTTATCCGCGAAATAAAACTTCACAATCGTTCCAACAACTTCGAACGAAAGTATTACAGCAGTTTGAATATGGGGGATTGATTCAAACAAGTATATAG
- a CDS encoding DUF402 domain-containing protein, protein MNQLRTSKIEITERKIRYDSTIVDYDYLLLKKQSESIVLFHEVQYSFTMTAHDTKLTIQKGSYTIAYYWEDRPYNLYVWRDKEGNYVGAYFNIVKNTQITEEVVSFEDLIIDIMVLPNGEYFILDEDELPEPIENFEDGFVKEALHTLTDTIQELLPKIIIETATIFKNK, encoded by the coding sequence ATGAATCAATTACGTACATCAAAAATTGAAATTACAGAAAGAAAAATTCGGTATGATTCGACAATAGTGGATTACGATTACTTATTGCTGAAAAAACAATCGGAAAGTATCGTGTTATTTCACGAGGTCCAGTATTCATTTACAATGACGGCACACGATACAAAGTTAACTATTCAAAAAGGAAGTTACACAATTGCATACTACTGGGAAGATCGTCCTTACAATTTATACGTATGGAGAGATAAGGAAGGGAATTATGTAGGTGCCTATTTTAATATCGTAAAAAATACACAAATAACAGAAGAAGTAGTTTCCTTCGAAGATTTAATTATCGATATTATGGTACTTCCAAATGGAGAATATTTCATATTAGATGAGGATGAATTACCGGAGCCGATAGAAAACTTTGAAGATGGATTTGTAAAAGAAGCTCTTCATACATTGACGGATACCATTCAAGAGTTGCTTCCTAAAATTATAATAGAAACTGCTACTATCTTTAAAAATAAATAA